A genomic region of Chryseobacterium sp. KACC 21268 contains the following coding sequences:
- a CDS encoding ABC transporter ATP-binding protein, with amino-acid sequence MKTLLHYLKPHKWLLITSLVLATINQVFSLFAPAITGNILDQLVTHPNFFDKEKLMPRNLNQFLYGNDVFHGAFYFLGLLIGTAMISRIAKAFQDYVVSVITQKFGANIFTDGLQHSMALPYQEFEDQRSGETLSILTKVREDSVKFITNFINIFFGILVSIIFVSVYAIRLHWSIMPVYVVGIFLIAFITNLLSKRIKNIQKTIVTETTSLAGSTTESLRNIEIVKSLGLTKQEVKRLNNNTYKILGLELKKVKSIRSLSFIQGTMVNFLQQLITLTLLYLIFRNIVTPGQYLSLMFYGFFIFGPMQEIGNIIISYREAEASLKNFDNLMKKPVEEKPLTPKQIGAIEELEFKHVSFKHQSAQYKALNNISFDVKNGETIAFVGPSGSGKSTLVKLLVGLYRAQEGNIFYNEINGKEFDFDELRNQIGFVTQDTQLFAGTIRENLLFVNPDATEADIQMALKKSSCTGLLERAEKGIETVIGEGGLKLSGGEKQRIAIARALLRKPHLLIFDEATSALDSITEEEITTTIKDISEQKEQITVLIAHRLSTIMHADRIYVLERGQVIEMGSHDNLIAEKGLYYAMWRQQIGERKI; translated from the coding sequence ATGAAGACATTATTACACTATCTCAAACCTCACAAATGGTTGTTGATTACTTCGTTAGTTTTGGCAACAATCAATCAGGTTTTTTCTTTGTTTGCGCCCGCTATCACAGGAAATATTCTCGACCAATTGGTCACACATCCCAACTTTTTCGATAAAGAAAAATTAATGCCCAGAAACCTGAATCAATTTCTTTACGGGAATGATGTTTTCCACGGCGCGTTTTATTTCCTTGGATTATTGATTGGAACCGCGATGATAAGTAGAATTGCCAAGGCTTTTCAAGATTATGTCGTGAGTGTGATTACGCAGAAATTTGGGGCGAATATTTTCACGGACGGTCTGCAACACTCGATGGCATTGCCCTATCAGGAATTTGAAGACCAAAGAAGTGGCGAAACTTTATCGATTTTAACTAAGGTTAGAGAAGATTCGGTGAAATTTATTACCAATTTCATCAATATATTCTTTGGGATTTTAGTCAGTATTATTTTCGTTTCCGTTTATGCGATTCGTTTGCATTGGTCGATAATGCCGGTTTATGTCGTTGGAATATTTCTCATTGCTTTTATCACGAATCTATTAAGCAAAAGAATTAAAAATATTCAAAAAACAATTGTCACTGAAACCACGAGCTTGGCGGGAAGCACGACGGAAAGTTTGAGAAATATCGAAATCGTGAAAAGTCTAGGCCTAACCAAACAAGAAGTTAAACGTCTGAATAACAACACGTACAAAATCCTCGGACTTGAATTGAAGAAAGTCAAAAGCATCCGCTCATTAAGTTTCATTCAAGGAACGATGGTGAATTTTCTTCAACAATTGATTACGCTGACGCTTTTATATTTGATTTTCAGAAACATCGTGACGCCAGGACAATATCTGTCATTGATGTTCTACGGATTCTTTATTTTCGGGCCAATGCAGGAGATTGGAAACATCATCATTTCCTATCGTGAAGCCGAAGCTTCCTTGAAAAACTTCGATAACCTGATGAAAAAACCAGTCGAAGAAAAACCTTTGACGCCAAAACAAATTGGCGCGATTGAGGAACTGGAATTCAAGCACGTTTCTTTCAAGCATCAGTCAGCGCAATACAAGGCTTTGAACAATATATCGTTTGATGTCAAAAATGGCGAAACGATTGCTTTTGTTGGGCCAAGTGGTTCCGGGAAAAGTACGTTGGTAAAACTTTTGGTGGGACTTTACCGCGCTCAGGAAGGGAATATTTTTTATAATGAAATCAATGGGAAGGAATTTGATTTTGATGAATTGAGAAATCAAATCGGTTTTGTAACCCAAGACACGCAACTTTTTGCAGGAACAATTCGAGAAAATCTTCTTTTCGTAAATCCAGACGCCACCGAAGCTGACATCCAAATGGCTTTGAAAAAATCAAGTTGCACAGGCTTATTAGAACGTGCCGAAAAAGGAATCGAAACCGTGATTGGAGAAGGTGGATTGAAATTAAGTGGTGGTGAAAAACAGCGAATTGCCATTGCCAGAGCCTTGTTGAGAAAACCACATCTGTTGATTTTTGATGAAGCTACTTCTGCTTTGGACAGTATCACGGAAGAAGAAATCACAACCACCATCAAAGATATTTCTGAACAAAAAGAACAAATCACCGTTCTCATCGCCCACCGATTGAGCACCATAATGCACGCCGACAGAATCTACGTTTTGGAACGCGGACAAGTCATAGAAATGGGCTCTCACGACAATCTGATTGCCGAAAAAGGTTTGTATTATGCGATGTGGAGGCAGCAGATTGGGGAGAGGAAAATATAA
- a CDS encoding CoA transferase subunit A, which yields MIDKRVKNAQEAVKDIESGMTIMLGGFGLCGIPENCITELVNKNVTDLTCISNNAGVDDFGLGLLLQKKQIKKMISSYVGENAEFERQMLSGELEVELTPQGTLAEKCRSAQAGIPAFYTPAGFGTEVAEGKEVKDFDGKPHILEHAYKAEFSIVKAWKGDHAGNLIFKGSARNFNFPMAGAGKITIAEVEELVEPGQLDPNEIHIPGIMVQRIFQGENYEKRIEQRTVRKR from the coding sequence ATGATTGATAAAAGAGTGAAAAACGCCCAAGAAGCGGTAAAAGATATAGAAAGCGGAATGACCATAATGCTCGGCGGATTCGGACTTTGCGGGATTCCTGAGAATTGCATCACAGAATTGGTCAACAAAAACGTCACAGATTTGACCTGCATTTCCAACAACGCCGGCGTTGACGACTTCGGATTGGGATTATTATTACAGAAAAAACAAATCAAAAAAATGATTTCGTCCTACGTTGGTGAGAACGCAGAATTCGAGCGCCAAATGCTCTCCGGAGAATTGGAAGTAGAACTCACGCCACAAGGAACACTTGCCGAAAAATGCAGGTCAGCACAAGCTGGGATTCCCGCATTCTACACACCAGCAGGTTTCGGGACAGAAGTGGCGGAAGGCAAAGAAGTCAAAGATTTTGATGGGAAACCACACATTTTGGAACACGCCTACAAAGCAGAATTCTCCATCGTAAAAGCTTGGAAAGGTGACCACGCAGGAAACTTGATTTTCAAAGGTTCAGCCCGTAATTTTAATTTCCCAATGGCAGGCGCCGGAAAAATCACGATTGCAGAAGTGGAAGAGCTGGTAGAACCAGGACAACTGGACCCGAACGAAATCCACATTCCCGGAATTATGGTTCAAAGGATTTTCCAAGGCGAGAATTATGAGAAAAGGATTGAGCAGAGGACTGTAAGGAAGAGGTAA
- the map gene encoding type I methionyl aminopeptidase — protein MSITNESELIGMQKASEAVAYALKEMRNFAKAGISTKELDDFGGKILEEMGAKSAPYLTYGFPGYTCISVNNEFCHGIPSEKTILKEGDLINIDVSAELDGYWSDNGGSFVIGEDINQHQKLIDASKEILQKAISNIKGGVKISDIGHLMETEAKKRGYKVIKNLTGHGVGRSLHEEPHEIANYRDRFNTQRFKKNSVVAIETFISTTSTIADTQKDGWTMVGNKGGFMAQHEHTIVVTDGKPMILTEANGIYN, from the coding sequence ATGTCTATCACCAACGAGTCAGAATTAATAGGAATGCAGAAAGCCAGCGAGGCTGTAGCATACGCTTTGAAGGAAATGAGAAACTTCGCCAAAGCTGGAATTTCGACCAAAGAATTGGATGATTTCGGAGGAAAAATCCTTGAAGAGATGGGCGCAAAATCTGCTCCTTATCTGACTTATGGTTTTCCAGGTTACACTTGCATCAGCGTGAATAATGAATTTTGCCACGGGATTCCATCTGAGAAAACGATTCTGAAAGAAGGTGATTTGATTAACATTGATGTTTCTGCGGAGTTAGATGGCTATTGGTCAGACAATGGCGGTTCGTTTGTGATTGGAGAAGATATCAACCAACATCAAAAACTGATTGATGCTTCCAAAGAAATCCTGCAAAAAGCAATTTCCAATATCAAAGGTGGCGTGAAAATCTCAGACATTGGTCATCTGATGGAAACCGAAGCCAAAAAACGTGGTTACAAAGTCATCAAAAATCTGACTGGACACGGCGTTGGCAGAAGTCTGCACGAGGAACCACACGAGATTGCAAATTACCGAGACCGATTCAATACGCAAAGATTCAAGAAGAATTCTGTGGTGGCGATTGAGACTTTCATTTCCACAACTTCCACGATTGCGGACACTCAAAAAGATGGCTGGACAATGGTTGGAAACAAAGGTGGTTTTATGGCACAACACGAACACACGATTGTTGTGACAGACGGAAAACCAATGATTTTGACCGAGGCAAACGGAATTTATAATTAA
- the uvrA gene encoding excinuclease ABC subunit UvrA: MKDNQEFIEIYGAREHNLKNITVKIPRNELVVITGLSGSGKSSLAFDTIFAEGQRRYIETFSAYARQFLGGLERPDVDKIEGLSPVIAIEQKTTNKNPRSTVGTITELYDYLRLLFARVSDAYSMSSGKRLVSYTEDQILETIKENFKGKKVYLMAPVVRSRKGHYHELFIHLSKKGYSQARIDGVLQDIEYDLKLDRYKTHDVEVVVDRWIIGESATELRMQKSLKTASDMGEGLIAIQEMGSEEIHFFSKNLMDDITGDSMALPEPNTFSFNSPKGSCETCKGLGTVKKVNTDYFVENDKLSINQGALLPLEQIKSNKWILSQIKLILEVFDLSLTTPFKDIPKEALEYIYYGHNKDITKELKHAGISKKIKINFEGLVHILEEIVDERENYDAVLVERNFTTEEVCPTCKGARLRQESLSFKIDGKNIAEINGLSLLDLKEWLADVKDTFSEKNKIIAYEILREIETRLQFLLDVGLDYLSLSRSSKTLSGGESQRIRLATQIGSQLVNVLYILDEPSIGLHQRDNERLINSLKHLRDIGNSVLVVEHDKDMILEADHVLDIGPRAGKFGGEILWQGHPKDIKKAKTITADYLTGKRKIEIPAERRAGNGKSIVLKGATGNNLKNVNLEIPLGKLVVVSGISGSGKSSLINGTLYPILNRHFYRAIQEPLPYKSIEGIDNIDKIVDVDQSPIGRTPRSNPATYTGMFTDIRNLFAELPESKIRGYKAGRFSFNVKGGRCETCQGGGLKVIEMNFLPDVYVHCETCHGKRFNRETLEVRYKGKSISDVLEMTINEAVEFFQPIPKIYIRVKTLQDVGLGYITIGQQSTTLSGGEAQRVKLATELSKRQTGNTLYILDEPTTGLHFEDVKVLMEAINQLVELGNSFIIIEHNMDVIKLADHIIDVGPEGGKHGGQIIAEGTPEQIIKSKKSLTAKFLKKEM, from the coding sequence ATGAAAGATAATCAGGAATTTATCGAAATATACGGCGCTAGAGAACACAACCTCAAAAACATCACCGTCAAAATCCCACGCAACGAATTGGTGGTCATCACAGGACTTTCCGGAAGCGGAAAATCTTCCCTCGCATTTGATACGATTTTTGCGGAAGGGCAAAGGCGATACATTGAGACGTTTTCTGCGTATGCAAGACAGTTTCTTGGCGGATTGGAACGTCCGGATGTTGATAAAATTGAAGGACTTTCTCCAGTTATCGCCATCGAACAAAAAACGACTAACAAAAATCCACGTTCGACCGTTGGAACGATTACCGAACTTTATGATTATCTGAGACTTTTGTTCGCAAGGGTTTCCGATGCTTATTCAATGAGTTCTGGGAAACGTTTGGTGAGTTACACGGAAGACCAGATTCTTGAGACCATCAAAGAAAACTTCAAGGGAAAAAAAGTCTATCTGATGGCGCCTGTTGTGCGTTCCAGAAAAGGACATTACCACGAATTGTTCATTCATCTTTCCAAAAAAGGTTATTCGCAAGCCAGAATCGACGGTGTTTTGCAAGACATCGAATATGATTTGAAACTCGACCGTTACAAAACCCACGATGTGGAAGTGGTGGTTGACAGATGGATTATCGGAGAATCGGCGACGGAACTGAGGATGCAGAAATCCCTGAAAACCGCTTCCGATATGGGCGAGGGATTGATTGCGATTCAGGAAATGGGAAGTGAGGAAATTCATTTTTTCAGTAAGAATTTGATGGACGATATCACGGGAGATTCAATGGCTTTGCCGGAACCGAATACGTTCTCATTCAATTCGCCGAAAGGAAGTTGCGAAACGTGTAAAGGTCTTGGAACAGTTAAAAAAGTGAACACCGACTATTTCGTCGAAAATGATAAATTGTCAATCAATCAAGGTGCGCTTTTGCCACTCGAGCAAATCAAATCCAACAAATGGATTCTCTCTCAGATTAAATTAATTCTGGAAGTTTTCGATTTGAGTTTGACAACGCCGTTCAAAGATATTCCGAAAGAAGCTTTGGAATATATTTACTACGGTCATAATAAAGATATTACAAAAGAACTGAAACACGCCGGAATCTCGAAAAAGATTAAAATCAACTTCGAAGGTTTGGTTCATATTCTTGAAGAAATCGTGGACGAACGTGAAAATTATGACGCTGTTTTGGTGGAAAGAAATTTTACCACGGAAGAAGTTTGCCCGACTTGTAAAGGCGCGCGTCTTCGTCAGGAAAGTTTGAGTTTCAAGATTGATGGAAAAAATATTGCAGAAATCAACGGCCTTTCTTTGTTAGATTTGAAGGAATGGCTGGCTGATGTAAAAGATACTTTCAGCGAAAAAAATAAAATTATCGCGTACGAAATCCTTAGAGAAATCGAAACCAGATTGCAATTCCTTCTGGATGTCGGTTTGGATTATCTGAGTCTCAGCAGAAGCTCGAAAACCCTTTCCGGAGGCGAATCTCAGCGAATCCGTTTGGCGACACAAATTGGTTCTCAACTCGTAAACGTGCTTTATATTTTGGATGAACCTTCAATTGGTCTTCACCAGCGAGATAATGAAAGATTGATAAATTCCCTGAAACATCTTCGTGACATCGGAAATTCGGTTTTGGTGGTGGAGCACGATAAAGATATGATTTTGGAAGCCGACCACGTTTTGGATATTGGTCCGAGAGCGGGAAAATTCGGCGGTGAAATCCTTTGGCAAGGTCATCCGAAAGACATCAAAAAAGCGAAGACAATCACGGCGGATTATTTAACAGGAAAAAGAAAAATTGAAATTCCTGCAGAACGAAGAGCTGGAAACGGAAAATCAATTGTTCTGAAAGGCGCAACTGGAAACAACCTTAAAAATGTCAATCTCGAAATTCCATTAGGAAAATTGGTTGTCGTTTCAGGGATTTCCGGAAGTGGAAAATCGTCTTTGATTAATGGAACGCTTTATCCAATTCTGAACCGCCATTTTTACAGAGCGATTCAGGAACCTTTGCCTTACAAAAGCATCGAAGGCATCGATAATATCGACAAAATCGTAGATGTTGACCAAAGTCCAATTGGAAGAACACCACGTTCAAATCCAGCGACTTACACTGGAATGTTCACCGATATTCGTAATCTTTTTGCGGAATTACCTGAAAGTAAAATCCGAGGTTACAAAGCTGGACGTTTTTCGTTCAACGTAAAAGGCGGACGGTGCGAAACTTGCCAGGGAGGCGGTTTGAAAGTCATTGAAATGAATTTCTTACCAGACGTTTACGTTCATTGCGAAACTTGCCACGGAAAACGTTTCAACCGCGAAACTCTGGAAGTTCGTTACAAAGGAAAATCGATTTCTGATGTTTTGGAAATGACAATCAATGAAGCGGTAGAATTCTTTCAGCCGATTCCGAAAATCTATATCAGAGTGAAAACTTTGCAGGATGTTGGTTTGGGTTACATCACGATTGGACAGCAATCCACGACTTTGAGTGGAGGAGAAGCTCAACGTGTAAAACTGGCGACGGAACTTTCAAAAAGACAAACCGGAAATACACTTTATATTCTTGATGAACCTACAACCGGACTTCATTTCGAAGATGTAAAAGTCTTGATGGAAGCCATCAATCAATTGGTAGAATTAGGAAATTCCTTCATCATCATCGAACATAATATGGACGTTATCAAACTCGCTGACCACATTATCGATGTCGGCCCGGAAGGTGGAAAACACGGCGGACAAATCATTGCGGAAGGAACGCCTGAGCAGATTATCAAATCCAAGAAAAGTTTGACAGCGAAGTTTTTGAAAAAGGAAATGTAA
- a CDS encoding S1/P1 nuclease, giving the protein MKSILSKFTFAVLIFSSFYCFAWGLTGHRVIAEIAQHHLSSKADRKIKKLLENQKLAYYANWPDFIKSDTTGVWKETSSWHYVNINAQKNFQQFKDSLEAQKSPNLYTQIKSLATKIKDKNTSESDKRNALIFLVHLVGDLHQPLHVGRFEDLGGNKINVTYFGQNTNLHSLWDSKMVEDRKYSYTEFANLLDIKSKDDVKNIQGGTLQDWLYDSQKIANSIYFHTPKDSKLSYDYNYRFESTVERQLLYGGLRLAKVLNDVFG; this is encoded by the coding sequence ATGAAAAGTATTTTATCAAAATTCACATTTGCTGTTTTAATATTCTCATCTTTCTACTGCTTCGCTTGGGGATTGACTGGACATCGCGTGATTGCAGAGATTGCGCAACATCATTTGAGTTCGAAAGCCGACAGAAAAATCAAGAAACTTCTGGAAAATCAGAAATTGGCCTATTACGCCAACTGGCCGGATTTCATCAAGTCTGATACGACTGGCGTTTGGAAAGAAACGTCGTCTTGGCACTATGTGAACATCAATGCACAGAAGAATTTTCAGCAATTCAAAGATTCTTTGGAGGCTCAGAAAAGTCCGAATCTTTATACACAAATTAAAAGCCTTGCAACGAAAATCAAAGATAAAAATACATCGGAATCTGATAAAAGAAATGCTCTGATTTTCTTGGTCCATCTGGTGGGCGACCTACATCAGCCACTTCACGTTGGGCGTTTCGAAGATTTGGGAGGAAATAAAATCAATGTGACTTATTTTGGACAAAACACGAATTTACATTCACTTTGGGATTCGAAAATGGTAGAGGACAGAAAATATTCTTACACAGAATTTGCAAACCTTTTGGACATCAAATCTAAAGATGACGTGAAAAATATTCAAGGCGGAACTTTGCAGGATTGGCTGTATGACAGTCAGAAAATTGCAAACTCCATCTATTTTCATACGCCGAAAGATTCCAAATTGAGCTACGATTACAATTACCGTTTCGAATCTACTGTTGAAAGACAATTGTTGTACGGCGGATTACGTTTGGCGAAAGTGCTGAATGATGTTTTCGGGTAA
- a CDS encoding GLPGLI family protein, with the protein MKLKLLFIFLTISFNLKSQNQRFLYEYKSVSDSLNRDKIESELMALDVSDKFSKFYSYDNFKYDSISKSNVDKGISDSNLKIKKSKNSYFIIKNYPDFSVLMISRIAQVKYNVKDDRVINWKISPENDVLGNFKIQKAETEFAGRKWTAWFTTEIPIQEGPYKFRGLPGLILKIHDSTNSHTFTLAGIQKLKSINAKDDNFVFDFGTNQNVSQEKYKQILKEFRDDPNKSIRQTLSEMDEVNDNGKMVNKNDYLREREKRLKEEIKKSNNLLELDLLK; encoded by the coding sequence ATGAAGTTAAAACTGCTTTTTATTTTCCTCACCATTTCTTTCAATTTAAAGTCTCAAAACCAAAGATTCCTGTACGAATACAAATCTGTTTCGGATTCTCTCAATCGTGACAAAATTGAATCAGAATTAATGGCTTTGGATGTCTCCGACAAATTTTCAAAATTCTACAGCTACGATAATTTTAAATACGATTCAATCTCAAAATCGAATGTTGATAAAGGGATTTCTGATTCAAATTTAAAAATTAAGAAAAGTAAAAACTCGTACTTTATCATCAAAAATTATCCTGATTTTTCTGTTTTAATGATTTCAAGAATTGCTCAGGTAAAATACAATGTCAAAGATGATAGAGTTATCAATTGGAAAATTTCACCTGAAAATGATGTATTAGGAAATTTTAAAATCCAAAAAGCAGAAACCGAATTTGCTGGTAGAAAATGGACAGCTTGGTTCACGACGGAAATTCCAATTCAGGAAGGTCCATACAAATTCAGAGGTTTGCCGGGCCTTATTTTAAAGATTCACGATTCTACTAATTCTCATACTTTTACACTGGCTGGAATTCAGAAATTAAAAAGTATCAATGCAAAAGATGATAATTTTGTTTTCGATTTCGGAACCAATCAAAATGTGTCTCAGGAAAAGTATAAACAGATTTTAAAAGAATTCAGAGATGACCCGAATAAGTCGATTCGACAAACTTTGAGTGAAATGGACGAGGTCAATGATAATGGTAAAATGGTCAACAAAAATGACTATCTCCGCGAAAGAGAAAAACGGTTGAAGGAAGAAATAAAAAAGTCCAATAACCTGTTGGAATTGGACTTGTTAAAATAA
- a CDS encoding GNAT family N-acetyltransferase, producing the protein MSVIIRENKAEDNAILAKIIRTAFHDFEVSCTDGTVYSDPTTDDLYSLFQTEKSALFVAEEDGLILGCCGIFPTDNLPDDTTELAKFYLSKEARGKGIGKLLLEKCLEKAEELGYKKVYLESIPEFSKAVSIYEKQGFQYLERPLGNSGHSGCNLWMLKKLD; encoded by the coding sequence ATGTCAGTAATCATTAGAGAAAACAAAGCTGAAGACAACGCCATTCTTGCCAAAATTATCAGAACAGCCTTCCACGATTTTGAAGTAAGTTGCACCGATGGAACAGTTTATTCCGACCCGACGACAGATGATTTATATTCACTCTTTCAAACTGAGAAATCAGCTTTGTTTGTAGCGGAGGAAGATGGTTTGATTTTAGGCTGTTGCGGAATTTTCCCCACTGACAATTTGCCTGATGACACAACAGAACTCGCTAAATTTTATCTTTCAAAAGAAGCGAGAGGAAAAGGAATTGGAAAATTATTACTCGAAAAATGTCTTGAAAAAGCTGAAGAATTAGGTTATAAAAAAGTTTATCTCGAAAGTATTCCAGAATTTAGCAAAGCAGTTTCTATCTATGAAAAACAAGGCTTTCAATATTTGGAAAGACCTTTGGGGAATTCAGGGCATTCTGGTTGTAATCTTTGGATGCTTAAAAAATTAGACTAA
- a CDS encoding UbiA family prenyltransferase yields MTNETKPTSRNALYRVSQLMGFLLGARFFVAVLLTFAIYVSTFFLFNREESFRNFVFDYKVHFIIICSVLSILAGGIINRFYDKEKDQLVKPFRSRLQNFLKEKYFLTAYVILNALSLGLAFFVSHRVFIFFLIYQFLMWFYSHKLSKIIVLNNFTFVALTLYPFFGMLIYYQTFSLKILFLAIFLFLMLFIIDVTKDTLTRNADKMFGYETIANRLGFQNTRSILLILLIITLIVSLILSVGIGFKNIIAWYFLLTIVVILGTVYMLFRNQKNDKFKSLNLLRLWIFFGILAMLLDGIYHKYPWLI; encoded by the coding sequence ATGACCAACGAAACGAAACCAACTTCCCGAAATGCCCTGTACCGTGTTTCTCAGTTGATGGGTTTTCTTTTGGGCGCTCGTTTTTTTGTTGCAGTTTTGCTCACATTCGCAATTTACGTTTCCACGTTTTTCCTGTTCAATCGTGAAGAAAGTTTCAGAAATTTCGTTTTCGATTATAAGGTTCACTTTATCATCATTTGTTCCGTTCTCAGCATATTAGCAGGCGGAATTATCAATCGATTTTATGATAAGGAAAAAGACCAATTGGTCAAACCTTTCCGTTCCAGATTACAGAATTTCCTCAAGGAAAAATATTTTCTGACGGCGTATGTCATTCTCAACGCATTGTCGCTTGGATTGGCGTTTTTCGTATCGCATCGTGTTTTTATTTTCTTCTTGATTTATCAGTTTTTGATGTGGTTTTACAGCCATAAACTCAGCAAAATTATTGTCCTTAATAATTTTACGTTCGTAGCGTTGACGCTTTATCCATTCTTCGGAATGTTGATTTATTATCAGACGTTTTCACTAAAGATTTTGTTTCTGGCAATCTTTCTTTTTCTAATGCTTTTCATCATCGACGTTACAAAAGATACTTTGACAAGAAATGCAGATAAAATGTTTGGTTACGAAACGATTGCGAATCGATTGGGATTTCAAAACACGAGGTCTATTTTATTAATTTTATTAATTATCACCTTGATTGTTTCATTGATTTTAAGCGTTGGAATTGGCTTCAAAAATATTATTGCTTGGTATTTTCTACTGACAATCGTTGTGATTCTGGGAACAGTTTATATGTTGTTCAGAAATCAAAAAAACGATAAATTCAAATCTTTAAATCTTCTCAGACTTTGGATTTTCTTTGGAATTCTCGCAATGCTTTTGGATGGAATATATCACAAATATCCTTGGTTAATTTAA
- a CDS encoding mevalonate kinase yields MTNPLFYAKILLFGEYGIIEDSQGLTLPYSFYKGTLKFSDLDNDFEKKSNQSLDKYSNYLLDLELPEEFKLNVQSFKADIAKGLFFDSNIPQGYGVGSSGALVAAIFEKYSFTKREPDTISKNELKDLKMIFGQLESYFHGKSSGIDPLICFMNLPILIESKDSVDKVSIPAEELGKGAIFLIDSGTIGETGPMIQIFFEKLKNEGFRKTLKEEFIRYNNACIDAFLRKDMNPFFKNLKKLSVWAYEHFRPMIPENLFNIWKKGIDSNAYYLKLCGSGGGGYILGFSKDYEKAEKMLEGFHKEVIYRF; encoded by the coding sequence ATGACAAACCCTTTATTTTACGCTAAAATTCTTCTCTTCGGTGAGTATGGCATTATTGAGGATTCTCAAGGGCTCACTTTACCGTACAGTTTTTATAAAGGAACACTCAAATTTTCCGATTTGGACAACGATTTTGAAAAGAAATCCAACCAATCTTTGGATAAATATTCCAATTATCTTTTGGATTTGGAATTGCCTGAGGAATTTAAACTCAACGTACAATCTTTCAAAGCAGACATCGCAAAAGGTTTGTTCTTCGATTCCAATATTCCGCAAGGTTATGGAGTAGGGAGTTCGGGCGCTTTGGTGGCCGCGATTTTCGAAAAATATTCTTTCACAAAAAGAGAACCTGATACGATTTCCAAAAACGAACTGAAGGATTTGAAAATGATTTTCGGTCAGTTGGAAAGTTATTTCCACGGAAAAAGTTCAGGAATCGACCCGTTGATTTGCTTTATGAATCTTCCGATTCTGATTGAAAGCAAAGACAGCGTTGACAAAGTTTCCATTCCAGCAGAAGAATTGGGCAAAGGCGCAATTTTCCTGATTGATTCTGGAACGATTGGCGAAACTGGGCCAATGATTCAAATCTTCTTCGAAAAGTTGAAAAACGAAGGTTTCCGCAAGACTTTGAAAGAAGAATTCATCCGTTACAACAACGCTTGCATCGACGCTTTCCTTAGAAAAGATATGAATCCGTTTTTCAAGAACCTGAAGAAATTATCCGTTTGGGCTTACGAACATTTCCGCCCGATGATTCCGGAAAATCTTTTCAACATCTGGAAAAAAGGAATCGATTCCAATGCCTATTACCTCAAACTTTGTGGTAGTGGAGGCGGAGGTTATATTCTTGGCTTCTCCAAAGATTATGAAAAGGCGGAGAAAATGCTGGAAGGTTTTCACAAAGAAGTGATTTATAGATTCTAG